A window from Streptomyces sp. NBC_00271 encodes these proteins:
- a CDS encoding chitosanase, which yields MHTPHIDPQLHTSRRTLLTLIGASLVAGPLLATQSQAAASGGLDDPAKKEIAMKLVSSAENSSLDWKAQYKYIEDIGDGRGYTAGIIGFCSGTGDMLDLVELYTRRKPGNVLAKYLPALREVNGGDSHQGLDPGFPADWRRAAQDTAFQQAQNDERDRVYFNPAVAQGKTDGIGVLGQFTYYDAIVMHGDGGDSTSFSNIRRRALAKAKPPAQGGNEVTYLNAFLDARVWAMKQEEAHSDTTRVDTEQRVFLQKRNLNLDPPLDWKVYGDSYHIG from the coding sequence GTGCACACCCCCCACATAGATCCCCAGCTCCACACCTCACGGCGCACACTGCTCACCCTGATCGGAGCCTCGCTCGTGGCAGGCCCCCTCCTCGCGACCCAGTCCCAGGCCGCCGCCTCCGGCGGTCTGGACGACCCGGCGAAGAAGGAGATCGCGATGAAGCTGGTCTCCAGCGCGGAGAACTCCTCGCTGGACTGGAAGGCGCAGTACAAGTACATCGAGGACATCGGTGACGGGCGCGGCTACACGGCCGGCATCATCGGCTTCTGTTCAGGCACCGGGGACATGCTGGACCTGGTCGAGCTGTACACCCGGCGCAAGCCGGGCAACGTCCTCGCCAAGTACCTGCCCGCCCTGCGCGAGGTGAACGGCGGCGACTCGCACCAGGGCCTGGACCCCGGCTTCCCCGCCGACTGGCGCAGGGCCGCCCAGGACACCGCGTTCCAGCAGGCCCAGAACGACGAACGGGACCGGGTCTACTTCAACCCCGCCGTCGCCCAGGGCAAGACCGACGGCATCGGCGTCCTCGGCCAGTTCACCTACTACGACGCCATCGTGATGCACGGCGACGGCGGCGACAGCACCAGCTTCAGCAACATCCGCAGGCGCGCCCTGGCCAAGGCCAAGCCGCCGGCCCAGGGCGGCAACGAGGTGACGTATCTGAACGCCTTCCTCGACGCGCGCGTCTGGGCCATGAAGCAGGAGGAGGCCCACTCCGACACGACCCGCGTCGACACCGAACAGCGGGTGTTCCTGCAAAAGCGGAACCTGAATCTCGATCCGCCACTGGACTGGAAGGTGTACGGGGACAGCTACCACATCGGCTGA